One Cucumis sativus cultivar 9930 chromosome 1, Cucumber_9930_V3, whole genome shotgun sequence DNA segment encodes these proteins:
- the LOC116401771 gene encoding LOW QUALITY PROTEIN: chlorophyll a-b binding protein CP24 10A, chloroplastic-like (The sequence of the model RefSeq protein was modified relative to this genomic sequence to represent the inferred CDS: inserted 4 bases in 3 codons): protein MAATSGAVLTGLGSPFLRGSSRTRTLLAGARGSVNVVSSSKLVIVAAAQPKKSWLPGVRGGGNLVDPEWLDGSLPGDYGFDPLGLGKDPAFLKWYREAELIHGRWAMAAVVGIFVGQAWSGIPWFEAGADPGAIAPFSFGSLLGTQLLLMGWXESKRWVDFFXPESQSVEWATPWSRTAENFANATGEQGYPGGKFFDPLGFAGTLKDGVYIADTEKLERLKLAEIKHARIAMLAMLIFYFEAGQGKXPLGALGL from the exons ATGGCTGCAACTTCTGGTGCTGTGCTTACTGGATTGGGCTCACCCTTCCTCCGTGGAAGTAGCAGAACTCGGACCTTGCTGGCCGGAGCTAGAGGTAGTGTCAATGTTGTCAGCTCTAGCAAGCTTGTCATCGTCGCTGCTGCTCAGCCTAAGAAGTCTTGGCTCCCTGGTGTTAGAGGTGGTGGCAACTTGGTCGACCCAGAATGGCTTGATGGCTC ACTTCCAGGTGACTACGGCTTCGACCCATTGGGTTTGGGGAAGGACCCTGCATTTTTGAAGTGGTATAGAGAAGCAGAGCTGATCCACGGGCGGTGGGCAATGGCAGCAGTGGTCGGAATCTTCGTCGGACAAGCCTGGAGTGGAATCCCATGGTTCGAAGCCGGAGCAGATCCAGGCGCAATTGCTCCATTCTCCTTCGGATCACTTCTAGGAACCCAGCTTCTGCTAATGGGAT TTGAAAGCAAACGATGGGTGGATTTCT AACCAGAATCTCAATCGGTGGAATGGGCTACACCATGGTCGAGGACGGCAGAGAATTTCGCAAACGCAACCGGAGAACAAGGGTATCCCGGAGGAAAATTCTTCGATCCATTGGGATTTGCAGGAACTCTTAAAGATGGGGTTTACATTGCAGACACGGAGAAATTGGAGAGATTGAAGTTGGCAGAAATCAAGCATGCTAGGATCGCCATGTTAGCAATGCTCATCTTCTACTTTGAAGCTGGACAGGGGAA ACCATTGGGTGCTCTTGGattgtaa